Proteins found in one Aspergillus puulaauensis MK2 DNA, chromosome 8, nearly complete sequence genomic segment:
- a CDS encoding putative protein kinase (COG:T;~EggNog:ENOG410PG23;~InterPro:IPR017441,IPR008271,IPR000719,IPR011009;~PFAM:PF07714,PF00069;~go_function: GO:0004672 - protein kinase activity [Evidence IEA];~go_function: GO:0005524 - ATP binding [Evidence IEA];~go_process: GO:0006468 - protein phosphorylation [Evidence IEA]): MPEKLSGQQTAGKGSRQVQSRPSSPSGNENAALGETPGRRRLQKHPSTTLLSEASSHTPNNPVGSRLSALTKRRLSIRDQKVPQGPRPQDQSRSSGAVQHSGNSSIDSTNDSLKNSNSRVNLRTTSMSNFANQNPSESMEFLAPVNFDDFHNSIMAEPSLSQFPMPTSGATGYDRQPSSFHPTNPWANNSTDNDTSGQPKNYTSRRKSIVGQNPSTDAPSRPPASTAASRNRRQSLVQNQAPVNSTQRAPRKSIGPGSLPGSLPTTATARRQSLSARKASADTAQTHYLRPRSQHPEVNGNNAQRLPTNVRSAKAKSFQPPSGEMGDNFLTTAGLGDHSRSSSTNAVRTPVKNSAGEATTPTSSSKRVSMMPPHATGLGARTISPTDARRLKRLSTAPQSHPVPYTPPSQTEPLPVRPRSSTYSPSSIPRKSATPSSSRTTPDPNRKSYSSGLSVSSSTSYNSARNSGGSLQTRLSQNFSSSRLPTPKPRVEQQSVTTSEEVPPVPAIPKAYESPKSEMDQPQFPIPRKSSLPLEIELLKSMHVSDLNSNVGRQNSEALDERAMKTPEAKHQPTAAFGRKNMKLPPLNLLPLGTPMTSKIEALTDKDDDNYPSTPSAQVISKTPSTPLTASKANFFSFRDDEDTNLLPQARSSTSHFALSTSSNIGLRTASSSSALASHDGTPGGARTVSPYISYTLPKSNSEFNHLRQKPSADYSSRISQSYKLTGPRPQTQSSAISNADTVSQISTPSDPDNNGLPNSSLRNKITLSRKRSNSKPQGVNATTDPKKSELMPPPKLPASATWNNLSTAKNSSPTLKPAYLKSRRQSSLSNAANPALRKPSFSSDQNLSLSPTVSRESHESDNSQHRSASSILSPVHKIISSAKSNMAATSGSAENRAETEITIADEEMRRLGTKRKDFEKAARELDDLRHRAGPKDRVNPAQAIRVAHLNIFERGEIIDFKDVYFCGTQDAKKHVGDLSASSSNFGYDDDRGDYNIVLGDHMAYRYEVIDVLGKGSFGQVVRCIDHKHGILVAIKIIRNKKRFHQQALIEVNLLQKLKEWDPHRRHSVVNFTQSFYFRGHLCISTELLGINLYEFIKAHDFRGFGIKLIRRFTRQILHTLTLLQAKKVIHCDLKPENILLVHPLNSEIRVIDFGSSCFENEKVYTYIQSRFYRSPEVILGMSYGMPIDMWSLGCILAELYTGYPIFPGENEQEQLACIMEVFGPPEKHLIEKSTRKKLFFDSLGKPRITVSSKGRRRRPSSKELRQVLKCDDEAFLDFLSRCLRWDPARRLTPSEALRHEFMTGHKMTPRPRPFGSHSPGKRVNTLATPTTGRPLPEPPGTTYKRNRDPSNPSPVKATSGKRHSTVSGLPPSTPAKRGTNTATTPGSALPRVSARSLSGKPDLATAAAATSLVGRPADTQVQT, from the exons ATGCCGGAAAAGCTGTCGGGCCAGCAGACTGCAGGAAAGGGGTCGCGTCAAGTGCAATCCAGACCGTCCAGTCCTTCGGGAAATGAAAACGCCGCTTTGGGAG AGACCCCCGGCCGCAGGCGATTGCAAAAGCACCCTTCGACAACCCTTCTATCCGAGGCCTCTTCCCACACCCCAAACAACCCTGTTGGATCTAGACTTAGTGCTCTGACCAAGAGGAGGCTCTCTATTCGCGATCAGAAGGTGCCTCAGGGCCCGCGACCACAGGACCAGTCACGCAG TTCGGGCGCGGTTCAACACTCCGGCAACTCCTCCATTGACTCGACGAACGATTCCCTGAAGAACAGCAACTCTCGTGTTAACCTCCGGACCACCAGCATGAGCAATTTTGCTAACCAGAATCCGTCCGAGAGCATGGAATTCCTTGCCCCTGTCAACTTCGATGATTTTCATAATAGCATAATGGCAGAACCGAGTTTAAGCCAGTTCCCCATGCCTACCAGCGGAGCAACTGGATACGACCGACAGCCATCGTCTTTTCATCCCACTAATCCTTGGGCTAACAATAGCACCGACAATGACACATCTGGCCAACCTAAAAACTACACGTCACGGAGAAAGAGCATTGTTGGGCAGAATCCTTCTACGGATGCGCCTTCTCGCCCCCCGGCATCCACAGCAGCTAGTCGAAATCGTCGTCAGAGTCTTGTTCAAAATCAAGCACCAGTCAACTCCACCCAACGGGCACCACGAAAATCAATTGGGCCTGGGTCCCTGCCTGGGTCCCTCCCTACAACTGCAACTGCACGACGACAGAGCCTGTCAGCTAGAAAAGCCAGTGCCGACACTGCTCAAACACATTATCTTCGCCCGCGGAGTCAGCATCCTGAAGTCAACGGGAATAATGCCCAGAGGCTTCCGACCAATGTTCGGAGTGCAAAGGCCAAATCATTCCAACCTCCATCAGGCGAAATGGGCGACAATTTCTTGACGACGGCTGGGCTTGGCGACCACTCTCgatcctcatccacaaatGCTGTTAGAACGCCTGTGAAAAATTCCGCTGGGGAAGCCACAACACCGACATCATCGTCTAAGCGGGTATCAATGATGCCCCCTCATGCGACGGGTCTTGGTGCACGTACAATTAGTCCGACTGATGCCCGACGATTAAAGCGGCTCTCAACGGCACCTCAATCCCATCCAGTGCCATATACTCCTCCAAGCCAAACCGAACCTTTGCCTGTGCGTCCGCGCTCATCAACTTACTCGCCTTCAAGTATTCCACGAAAGAGTGcaacaccttcctcctcgcgcaCAACACCTGATCCGAACCGGAAATCGTACAGTTCGGGTCTGTCTGTGTCGTCAAGCACGAGCTACAACTCTGCGAGGAATTCTGGTGGGTCACTCCAAACACGACTCTCTCAAAACTTCTCCTCGTCTCGACTCCCGACACCGAAGCCTCGTGTAGAACAACAATCTGTGACTACTAGCGAAGAGGTTCCGCCAGTTCCTGCTATCCCAAAGGCATACGAGTCGCCAAAGAGCGAAATGGATCAGCCACAATTTCCCATACCGCGCAAATCGAGTTTGCCTTTGGAGATTGAACTTTTGAAATCCATGCACGTCTCGGACCTGAACTCGAACGTTGGGCGGCAGAACTCGGAGGCCTTGGATGAACGTGCAATGAAGACCCCCGAAGCCAAACACCAGCCCACCGCGGCCTTTGGAAGGAAAAACATGAAGCTGCCACCGTTAAACTTACTTCCTCTAGGGACACCAATGACATCAAAAATTGAGGCATTAACAGATAAGGACGACGATAACTATCCGTCCACCCCGTCAGCGCAAGTGATTTCCAAAACTCCAAGCACGCCTTTGACAGCTTCCAAAGCAAactttttctccttccgtGATGACGAAGATACGAACCTGCTTCCCCAGGCACGAAGCAGCACGTCGCATTTCGCCCTGAGTACTTCATCTAATATTGGGCTAAGAACAGCTAGCAGTTCTAGTGCCCTGGCTTCTCATGATGGCACGCCCGGGGGTGCTAGAACTGTATCACCTTACATCTCCTACACCTTACCCAAAAGCAATAGCGAATTTAACCATCTGCGCCAAAAGCCGAGCGCGGATTATTCATCTAGGATATCCCAGTCATACAAATTGACTggccctcgtcctcaaacCCAGTCGTCCGCTATCTCAAACGCCGATACCGTTAGCCAGATTTCGACACCTTCTGATCCCGATAATAATGGCTTGCCCAACTCGTCTTTACGCAACAAAATTACATTGTCACGGAAGCGGAGCAATTCTAAACCACAAGGCGTCAATGCCACTACTGACCCCAAGAAGTCCGAGCTGATGCCTCCTCCCAAGCTTCCGGCTTCGGCCACTTGGAACAATCTCTCGACCGCAAAGAACTCGAGTCCAACTTTGAAGCCAGCCTATCTGAAGTCTAGGCGGCAGTCATCGTTGTCGAACGCGGCAAACCCCGCTCTCAGAAAACCAAGCTTTAGCAGCGATCAAAACCTGTCGTTGTCTCCGACCGTCTCCCGCGAATCCCATGAAAGCGACAACTCCCAGCACCGCTCCGCATCTTCCATTCTTTCCCCAGTACATAAGATAATTAGCTCGGCCAAATCTAACATGGCAGCGACCTCTGGATCAGCTGAAAATCGCGCCGAAACCGAGATTACGATTGCAGATGAGGAGATGCGGCGGCTTGGCACTAAGCGCAAGGATTTCGAAAAAGCTGCAAGGGAGTTGGACGACCTACGACACAGAGCTGGACCCAAAGATCGTGTCAATCCTGCCCAAGCCATAAGAGTGGCTCATCTCAACATATTTGAACGTGGGGAGATAATCGACTTTAAGGACGTCTATTTCTGCGGTACCCAGGATGCAAAGAAGCACGTTGGGGATTTGAGCGCTTCGTCCTCGAACTTCGGCTATGACGACGATCGTGGAGACTACAACATTGTTCTTGGTGATCATATGGCCTACCGCTATGAGGTTATTGACGTCTTGGGTAAGGGCAGCTTTGGCCAGGTTGTCCGGTGCATCGACCACAAGCATGGAATCCTGGTTGCAATCAAAATCATCCGCAACAAGAAACGATTCCACCAGCAAGCCTTGATAGAAGTCAACCTCCTTCAAAAGCTCAAGGAATGGGATCCCCATCGCCGCCATAGTGTGGTTAATTTCACCCAGAGCTTTTACTTCCGAGGTCATCTATGTATATCTACTGAACTGCTGGGGATCAACCTCTACGAATTCATCAAGGCCCATGATTTCAGAGGATTCGGTATCAAGTTGATCCGTCGGTTTACCCGGCAAATCCTTCATACTCTCACGCTGTTGCAGGCAAAGAAAGTCATCCACTGTGACCTTAAACCTGAAAAcatccttcttgtccatcCTTTGAACTCTGAAATCAGGGTGATTGATTTTGGCTCCAGTTGTTTTGAGAACGAGAAAGTATACACATACATTCAAAGTCGTTTCTACCGCTCACCCGAGGTCATCCTTGGTATGTCCTACGGCATGCCAATCGACATGTGGAGTCTAGGATGTATACTGGCTGAGCTCTACACCGGCTATCCGATCTTCCCTGGAGAGAATGAACAGGAGCAGCTTGCGTGCATCATGGAGGTCTTTGGACCACCGGAAAAACATTTAATTGAGAAGAGCACTCGAAAGAAACTTTTCTTCGACTCTCTGGGCAAGCCAAGAATCACGGTCTCTTCAAAGGGCCGGAGACGACGTCCGAGCTCGAAGGAGCTGAGGCAGGTACTGAAATGTGACGACGAGGCCTTTCTGGACTTCCTTTCGCGCTGTCTTAGATGGGACCCTGCTCGCCGCCTAACTCCAAGCGAAGCTCTCAGACACGAGTTCATGACGGGACACAAAATGACGCCACGGCCAAGACCGTTTGGAAGCCATTCTCCTGGGAAGAGGGTGAATACTCTTGCCACTCCAACTACAGGCCGCCCTCTTCCAGAACCGCCTGGTACAACATATAAGCGAAACCGCGATCCTTCGAACCCGTCGCCCGTAAAGGCGACTTCTGGCAAGCGTCATTCAACCGTCAGCGGATTACCCCCGTCGACACCCGCCAAGCGAGGTACGAATACCGCGACCACGCCCGGTTCTGCGTTGCCTCGTGTTTCTGCAAGGAGTCTCAGTGGGAAGCCCGATCTTGCAACTGCGGCCGCGGCGACAAGCTTGGTAGGTAGACCGGCTGATACACAGGTCCAAACCTGA